One stretch of Vulpes lagopus strain Blue_001 chromosome X, ASM1834538v1, whole genome shotgun sequence DNA includes these proteins:
- the PIGA gene encoding phosphatidylinositol N-acetylglucosaminyltransferase subunit A isoform X2, protein MAYRGGGTDLLSGIIPELCQKYPDLNFIIGGEGPKRIILEEVRERYQLHDRVRLLGALEHKDVRNVLVQGHIFLNTSLTEAFCMAIVEAASCGLQVVSTRVGGIPEVLPENLIILCEPSVKSLCKGLEKAISQLKSGALPAPENIHNIVKTFYTWRNVAERTEKVYDHVAGEAVLPMDKRLDRLVSHCGPVTGHIFALLAVFNFLFLLFLRWMTPDSIIDVAIDATGPKGAWTHQYPYSKKRGENNEMSKAR, encoded by the exons ggaCTGATTTGCTTAGTGGTATAATACCTGAACTCTGTCAGAAATATCcagatttaaatttcataattggAGGAGAGGGACCTAAGAGAATCATTTTGGAAGAAGTACGAGAAAGGTACCAGCTACATGACAG AGTGCGTCTCTTGGGAGCCTTAGAGCACAAGGATGTTAGAAATGTCTTAGTTCAAggacatatttttcttaatacttCCCTTACCGAAGCATTCTGCATGGCAATTGTGGAAGCAGCCAGTTGTGGTTTACAG GTGGTAAGTACCAGGGTTGGTGGAATTCCTGAGGTACTTCCAGAAAATCTTATCATTCTGTGTGAGCCTTCTGTCAAGTCCTTGTGCAAAGGTTTGGAAAAAGCGATTTCCCAGCTGAAGTCAGGAGCGTTGCCAGCTCCCGAAAATATCCATAACATAGTAAAGACTTTCTACACCTGGAGGAATGTTGCAGAAAGAACTGAAAAA GTGTACGACCACGTGGCAGGAGAAGCTGTGTTGCCAATGGACAAACGACTGGACAGACTCGTCTCTCACTGTGGCCCTGTAACAGGCCACATTTTTGCTTTGTTGGCCGTATTcaactttctcttcctccttttcctgagATGGATGACTCCAGATTCTATCATCGATGTCGCAATAGATGCCACAGGGCCAAAGGGCGCGTGGACTCATCAATATCCTTACAGTAAAAAAAGGGGTGAGAATAATGAGATGTCTAAAGCCAGGTAG